Proteins from one Chroococcidiopsis sp. CCMEE 29 genomic window:
- a CDS encoding AAA family ATPase, with translation MLATLQIKLLGDFRLIYGEKPVTEVNAERSQSLLAYLVLHRSAPQPRQRLASLFWPDSTDAQARTNLRRELHHLRHVLPDADQFIDVDTRTLQWRADAPFTLDVAEFEQAVAQAEEAARTTDLKTVRTALELAANLYQGDLLSNCYDEWILPEQERLRQTYLRVLEWLVRLLIERRDTRAAMRYAQQLLEVEPLNEATYKDLMQLHALNGDRAGALRIYHRCMTILREELGIDPSPAIRNLYNRLLNETDPELQPPSNSSPNSPLPPLFEKPLARLRPTLREAACASTPLAPHTDWGEAVDVSNFYGRTKELNTLKQWILQYRCRLIALLGMGGIGKTALSAKLAQEIQGEFDYVIWRSLRHAPKLETLLSDLLAFLSDQQETKGELERLTYWLRTSRCLVILDNAETLLQVSSPGQYRSGYEDYGELLRVIGETAHQSCLVLTSREKPAEIAWLQGVEVYSDSPLPVRTLQLGGSLEAVKALIQAKGLIGSETQQQQLCHFYGYNPLALKIVATSIQDVFDGKIQDFLAQNTTVFKGINRLLDEQCQRCSPLEKTIMYWLASNREWTTFSELAADIVPTVSRADLLEALESLSWRSLLEKQSGSYTQQPVVMEYVTEQLIEKVCEEVLGVREDLHPTPYSHTGQFIRQTCEPTNKSVKPTPISLLQSHALLKAQGKDYIRDIQIQQIVKPVLNTLITRLNGQQNVERLLTQLIVKLRNELSLQPGYAGGNILNLLIQLGKDLTSYDFSHLALWQADLREVNLHQVNLAHADLSRTVFTEPLSLALTVAFSPDGQLLATGDTNCEVRVWRVADGKNLITCQGHTNWVWSIAFSPDGQTLASGSDDKTIKLWDLSTGQCHQTLREHTHQIWSIAFSPDGQTLASASEDRTVKLWDLSTGQCRQTLNGHEKWVRSVAFSPNGQTLASGSDDKTVKLWDLRTGECYQTLQGHTSLVWSVAFSPDGQILASGSSDQTIKLWKFTTGECCQTLKGHGNWVRAIAFSPDGQILASGSEDHTVKLWQVDTGECYQTLRGHTNWVRSVAFSPDGETLASGSGDHTVKLWHSSTGQCRKTLQGYTNRVWSVAFSPISPTPLTKRSEGGILASGNDDRTVKLWNLSTGKCFRTLQGHTNTVFTVAFSPDGGIIASGSGDQTVKLWDIHTGECRQTLRGHTSRIWSVVFSPDGRTLASGSDDRTVKLWDIHTGECRRTLQGHTSWICSIAFSPDGQTLASGSYDQTVKLWDIHTGECRRTFLGHNNWVWSVAFSSLPPTPLTKESEEGILASGSGDSSIKLWDIRTGQCRCTLEGHTSRVWSVAFSPIPPTTLSKGEEGEILASASSDQTVKLWDVQTGACRHTLQGHTNLVWSVAFSPDGRTLASGSQDETIKLWDVQTGQSLKTLRADRPYEGMNIIEVTGLTAAQKSALKALGAIEDRGAKKDKDRGKWRESQLSTSESRLSTLLVGREQEWTTISNWVVSATETAVSEILMLVGESGIGKTRLLEELAAEVKAANGHVLWGRGFEAEMLRPYGAWIDALRAIALNSIVELPAELSSFFPEVEARQANPVDRSQLFDAVVHLLSQLTSNGTLTVIILDDIQWLDEASTALLHYAIRLLSHSPVHFACAARQRELEDNVPVCKLVQALRREQRLQTIEISLLNQEQVIQLAHSINTGIDGTRVFIDSGGNPFFAIEITRAIAERDPACSDNLEALIQDRLRQLDEPARELLPWAAALGRSFSPAIVARVADCPPIKLLAAMEQLEQQGIVCPGAPSNGEIGYDFAHDIVRQVAYQQLSAPRRRLVHLQIARVLEKLSAPDNALASEVAYHATLGSDHLLAASAFLAAAERCLRLFAYAEASELAQRGIQHCQDLDNDLRVRLNIRLLKVYVLAGVTTERVSQLEDNLHQLIAEANARGLKDEEAISLEALIALNYDRGNLTSVHKHSLRVAEQGRAASPAITARMLAYSGWCLAEIEREMPRAEALLLEAQSLAARVGLEIIDISCGLGCVRRHAADFAGARPLLEKAWRMAQAEQDHWRECACLTYLAMTELEAGKPTAAIAHCQELATVAAKISGEGSEGSFAVVLNSLANYVMGQSDAAAIEQALSTLRQIDANRMLAYSLTFAAEIDLDNHRIELAIARAQEALQAAQIVDCSSEIALAWVALIRGMLILGKPQCALELFQDLQRQIDRRTLSTRALTAIDCLAQHLPA, from the coding sequence ATGCTGGCTACTCTACAGATCAAGTTGCTGGGTGACTTTCGTCTGATCTATGGTGAAAAGCCTGTGACAGAGGTGAACGCCGAGCGATCGCAGTCTTTACTGGCTTACTTGGTACTGCATCGCAGTGCGCCCCAGCCCCGGCAGAGGCTTGCCAGTCTCTTCTGGCCTGACTCAACAGATGCTCAAGCCCGAACAAACCTGAGGAGAGAACTGCACCACCTACGTCATGTTCTGCCTGATGCTGACCAATTTATAGACGTTGATACCAGAACCTTACAGTGGCGAGCAGATGCGCCATTTACTCTGGATGTTGCTGAGTTCGAGCAGGCAGTGGCTCAGGCGGAGGAAGCAGCAAGAACAACTGACCTAAAAACTGTTCGGACGGCTTTAGAGCTAGCAGCCAACCTTTATCAAGGTGACTTGCTTTCTAACTGCTACGATGAGTGGATATTGCCGGAACAGGAACGGCTACGGCAAACCTATCTCCGAGTTTTGGAATGGCTAGTGCGCCTATTGATAGAGCGACGGGATACCCGTGCAGCTATGCGCTACGCACAACAGTTGCTTGAGGTCGAGCCGTTGAACGAGGCAACGTATAAGGATTTGATGCAACTGCACGCACTCAATGGCGATCGCGCTGGTGCTTTGCGGATCTACCACCGCTGCATGACCATTTTGCGAGAAGAGTTAGGAATCGATCCCAGCCCTGCTATTCGCAATCTCTACAATCGCCTGCTAAATGAAACAGACCCTGAACTTCAACCCCCATCTAACTCATCTCCAAATTCCCCCCTCCCCCCACTCTTCGAGAAGCCGCTTGCGCGTCTACGTCCCACTCTTCGAGAAGCCGCTTGCGCGTCTACGCCCCTCGCCCCTCACACTGACTGGGGTGAAGCCGTTGATGTTAGCAATTTTTACGGACGGACAAAGGAGTTAAACACACTCAAGCAGTGGATTTTGCAGTATCGCTGTCGGCTAATTGCCCTATTAGGGATGGGTGGAATTGGCAAAACCGCTTTATCGGCAAAGCTGGCGCAGGAAATCCAAGGGGAGTTTGATTATGTGATTTGGCGATCGCTGCGACATGCTCCTAAGCTGGAAACTTTGCTGAGCGACTTACTCGCCTTTTTATCCGATCAACAAGAGACTAAAGGTGAATTGGAGCGCCTGACGTATTGGCTGCGGACTTCCCGTTGCCTGGTAATCCTGGATAATGCAGAAACCCTTTTGCAAGTGAGTAGTCCAGGGCAATATCGTTCTGGTTATGAGGATTACGGAGAACTATTGCGGGTAATTGGAGAAACAGCCCACCAAAGTTGCCTAGTTCTAACCAGTCGTGAAAAACCGGCTGAGATCGCCTGGTTGCAAGGCGTAGAAGTATATAGCGATTCGCCCTTACCCGTACGGACATTGCAACTGGGCGGTTCCCTAGAAGCAGTTAAAGCATTGATTCAAGCAAAAGGGTTGATTGGTTCTGAGACGCAACAGCAGCAGTTGTGTCACTTTTATGGCTATAACCCGCTAGCGCTGAAGATTGTTGCCACTTCCATTCAAGATGTTTTCGATGGCAAGATTCAAGATTTCCTCGCCCAAAACACAACGGTTTTCAAGGGGATCAACCGACTCCTAGACGAGCAGTGCCAGCGGTGTTCTCCCTTAGAAAAGACTATCATGTACTGGCTGGCGAGCAATCGCGAGTGGACAACTTTCTCGGAATTGGCAGCCGATATTGTACCAACCGTTTCTCGTGCAGACCTATTGGAAGCACTGGAATCACTCAGTTGGCGATCGCTGCTCGAAAAGCAGTCGGGCAGTTACACCCAGCAACCCGTTGTGATGGAGTACGTGACTGAGCAGTTAATTGAAAAAGTCTGCGAGGAGGTCTTAGGGGTCAGGGAAGATCTACATCCTACTCCCTATTCCCATACAGGTCAGTTTATCAGACAGACTTGTGAGCCAACAAATAAATCAGTTAAACCCACCCCTATTTCCTTATTACAGAGCCATGCATTGCTCAAAGCTCAGGGGAAAGACTACATCAGAGACATTCAAATCCAACAAATTGTCAAGCCCGTTCTCAACACTCTGATTACGCGGCTGAATGGGCAGCAAAATGTGGAGCGGCTACTCACTCAACTAATCGTAAAACTGCGAAATGAATTGTCGCTACAGCCAGGATATGCAGGGGGCAACATCCTGAACCTGCTGATTCAACTAGGTAAAGATTTAACGAGCTATGACTTTTCCCATCTTGCTCTCTGGCAGGCTGATCTGCGAGAGGTGAATCTGCATCAAGTCAATCTTGCCCATGCTGACTTATCAAGGACTGTTTTTACAGAACCCCTCAGCCTTGCTCTAACCGTTGCCTTCAGTCCTGATGGACAACTCCTGGCGACAGGCGATACCAACTGCGAGGTGCGGGTGTGGAGAGTGGCCGATGGAAAAAACTTGATAACCTGTCAGGGACACACCAATTGGGTTTGGTCAATTGCCTTCAGTCCTGATGGGCAAACTCTCGCCAGTGGCAGCGATGACAAGACTATCAAACTGTGGGATCTCTCAACGGGGCAATGTCATCAAACCTTACGGGAACATACGCACCAAATTTGGTCGATTGCCTTCAGTCCCGATGGTCAAACCTTAGCAAGCGCCAGTGAGGATCGGACAGTCAAACTGTGGGATCTCTCAACAGGGCAATGTCGTCAAACATTGAATGGACATGAGAAGTGGGTGCGGTCGGTCGCTTTCAGTCCCAATGGGCAAACTCTCGCTAGTGGCAGCGATGACAAGACTGTCAAACTGTGGGATCTCAGGACAGGCGAATGCTACCAGACGCTACAGGGACACACGAGCTTGGTTTGGTCGGTTGCCTTTAGCCCAGATGGTCAAATACTGGCAAGCGGTAGTAGCGATCAAACGATCAAGCTATGGAAGTTCACGACTGGTGAGTGCTGCCAAACCCTCAAAGGGCATGGAAATTGGGTGCGAGCGATCGCCTTTAGTCCCGATGGGCAAATCCTAGCTAGTGGCAGTGAAGACCATACAGTAAAGCTGTGGCAAGTTGACACTGGAGAATGCTACCAGACGCTAAGGGGGCACACAAATTGGGTGCGATCAGTTGCTTTTAGCCCTGACGGAGAAACGCTGGCAAGTGGTAGCGGTGACCATACTGTTAAGCTGTGGCATTCCTCTACTGGTCAATGTCGGAAAACGCTACAAGGCTACACCAATCGAGTTTGGTCGGTTGCCTTCAGTCCGATCTCCCCAACCCCCCTTACCAAGCGGAGCGAAGGGGGGATCTTGGCAAGTGGCAATGACGATCGCACTGTCAAGCTCTGGAATCTGAGCACGGGTAAATGTTTCCGAACGTTGCAGGGGCATACAAATACAGTTTTTACCGTTGCCTTCAGCCCGGATGGTGGAATTATTGCTAGTGGCAGTGGCGATCAGACAGTGAAACTTTGGGATATTCATACAGGGGAATGTCGCCAAACATTACGCGGTCACACCAGTCGGATTTGGTCGGTTGTATTTAGTCCCGATGGTCGCACTCTAGCTAGTGGGAGTGATGACCGGACGGTAAAACTTTGGGATATTCATACAGGGGAATGCCGCCGGACATTGCAGGGACACACCAGTTGGATCTGTTCTATCGCTTTTAGTCCTGATGGTCAAACTCTAGCTAGTGGGAGTTATGACCAGACAGTGAAACTTTGGGATATTCATACAGGGGAATGCCGCCGGACATTTCTAGGACACAATAATTGGGTCTGGTCGGTTGCCTTCAGTTCGCTTCCCCCAACCCCCCTTACTAAAGAGAGCGAAGAGGGGATCTTGGCGAGTGGCAGCGGGGATAGCAGTATCAAGCTATGGGACATTCGGACAGGACAGTGCCGCTGCACTCTGGAAGGACATACCAGTCGAGTCTGGTCGGTTGCCTTTAGCCCCATCCCCCCAACCACTCTTAGTAAGGGGGAGGAAGGTGAAATCCTCGCCAGCGCCAGTAGCGACCAAACAGTGAAGCTTTGGGATGTACAAACGGGCGCTTGTCGCCACACCTTGCAAGGGCATACAAATTTGGTCTGGTCGGTTGCCTTCAGCCCGGATGGTCGAACTCTTGCCAGTGGCAGCCAGGACGAAACAATTAAGCTTTGGGACGTGCAAACGGGACAAAGCTTGAAAACCTTGAGGGCTGACCGACCCTACGAGGGAATGAATATCATAGAAGTTACCGGATTAACAGCAGCCCAAAAGTCTGCATTGAAAGCATTGGGAGCAATAGAAGACAGAGGAGCAAAAAAAGACAAGGACAGGGGGAAATGGAGAGAATCTCAACTTTCAACTTCTGAATCCCGACTCTCGACTCTCCTAGTAGGGCGTGAGCAAGAATGGACAACCATCAGCAATTGGGTGGTATCTGCCACGGAAACAGCTGTCTCAGAAATTCTCATGCTAGTTGGCGAATCGGGAATTGGTAAGACCCGCTTGTTGGAAGAACTTGCTGCCGAAGTGAAAGCTGCCAACGGTCACGTGCTTTGGGGACGTGGGTTTGAGGCTGAAATGCTGCGACCTTATGGAGCCTGGATTGATGCGCTTCGAGCGATCGCCCTCAATTCAATTGTGGAATTGCCAGCAGAACTGAGTTCATTCTTCCCAGAAGTAGAGGCAAGGCAAGCAAATCCGGTTGATCGCAGTCAGTTATTCGATGCGGTTGTACACTTACTGTCTCAGCTTACGAGCAATGGCACGCTGACCGTCATTATTCTGGATGACATTCAATGGCTGGATGAGGCATCTACTGCACTGCTGCACTATGCAATTCGATTACTTAGCCATTCGCCAGTCCACTTTGCCTGTGCTGCTCGTCAACGCGAGTTAGAGGATAATGTACCAGTCTGCAAACTAGTACAAGCCCTGCGGCGGGAACAGCGGCTGCAAACTATTGAGATATCATTATTGAATCAAGAGCAAGTTATTCAGCTGGCTCACTCGATTAATACTGGCATTGATGGCACCCGAGTATTTATTGACAGTGGTGGTAATCCCTTCTTTGCCATAGAAATCACCCGCGCGATCGCCGAGCGCGATCCGGCTTGCTCCGATAACTTAGAAGCCCTAATTCAAGACCGACTGAGGCAGCTTGATGAACCGGCTCGCGAACTTTTACCTTGGGCAGCGGCATTGGGTCGCAGCTTCAGCCCAGCGATTGTGGCGCGAGTTGCAGACTGTCCGCCAATCAAATTACTCGCTGCTATGGAACAACTCGAACAGCAGGGGATCGTCTGTCCGGGAGCACCATCCAACGGCGAAATTGGTTATGACTTTGCCCATGATATTGTGCGTCAAGTTGCTTATCAGCAACTGTCGGCACCTCGTCGCCGATTAGTGCATTTGCAAATCGCTCGTGTTTTGGAAAAACTCTCTGCTCCTGACAATGCTCTTGCCAGTGAGGTAGCGTATCATGCGACACTCGGTAGCGACCATCTATTGGCAGCTTCGGCTTTCCTAGCTGCAGCTGAACGCTGTCTGCGCCTGTTTGCCTACGCCGAAGCCTCTGAACTGGCTCAGCGGGGAATTCAGCACTGTCAAGATCTTGATAACGATTTACGGGTTCGTCTAAATATCCGGCTACTCAAAGTTTACGTCTTGGCTGGAGTGACAACAGAGCGAGTTTCTCAGCTGGAAGATAACCTACACCAGCTAATTGCTGAAGCCAATGCTCGTGGTCTAAAGGATGAAGAAGCGATCAGCTTGGAGGCATTGATCGCACTCAACTACGATCGCGGCAACCTCACAAGTGTGCACAAACATTCTCTGCGCGTGGCGGAGCAAGGGCGAGCGGCAAGCCCAGCAATTACTGCACGCATGTTAGCTTATAGCGGTTGGTGCCTTGCTGAAATTGAACGTGAAATGCCGCGTGCTGAAGCACTTTTGCTCGAAGCGCAATCGCTTGCAGCGAGAGTAGGGCTGGAAATTATCGATATTTCCTGTGGTTTGGGTTGTGTTCGTCGTCATGCGGCTGACTTCGCTGGAGCACGTCCACTCTTGGAAAAAGCATGGCGCATGGCTCAAGCAGAGCAGGATCACTGGCGAGAATGTGCTTGCTTAACTTACCTAGCGATGACTGAGTTAGAAGCTGGGAAACCAACTGCTGCGATCGCACACTGTCAGGAGCTGGCAACTGTAGCAGCTAAGATCAGTGGTGAAGGCAGTGAAGGTTCTTTTGCAGTTGTACTCAATTCCCTTGCTAATTATGTCATGGGACAAAGCGATGCGGCAGCAATAGAGCAAGCCTTATCAACCCTACGCCAGATCGACGCCAACCGCATGCTGGCATATAGTCTCACCTTTGCCGCAGAGATTGATTTGGATAATCACCGGATTGAATTGGCGATCGCTCGTGCCCAAGAAGCACTCCAAGCTGCTCAAATTGTAGATTGCTCTAGTGAAATAGCTCTAGCTTGGGTAGCACTGATTCGGGGAATGCTGATTTTAGGTAAACCTCAGTGTGCACTAGAGTTGTTCCAAGATTTACAGCGTCAAATTGACCGTCGCACCCTGAGTACCCGCGCCCTTACTGCTATCGATTGCCTAGCTCAGCACTTGCCAGCTTAG
- a CDS encoding DUF4242 domain-containing protein, with product MVRVLVEKIFDPPITEEKWNQDVERGIPCHQAHNVHWIRSMMSRDRCRVVCEFEAPDAETVRRSFRKVGLPFARIWTVDILEPHVADDKGTIRTKGWCNVCSPVGRHSI from the coding sequence ATGGTTCGCGTTCTCGTAGAAAAGATTTTCGATCCGCCGATTACTGAAGAAAAATGGAATCAAGATGTCGAGCGAGGAATTCCCTGCCACCAAGCACACAATGTTCATTGGATTCGCTCAATGATGTCGCGCGATCGCTGTCGAGTCGTTTGTGAATTTGAAGCACCAGATGCTGAGACTGTACGCCGCTCTTTCCGTAAGGTTGGCTTACCATTTGCACGGATATGGACAGTTGACATCCTGGAGCCGCATGTTGCAGACGACAAAGGCACGATCCGGACCAAGGGCTGGTGTAATGTGTGTTCGCCTGTAGGCAGGCACTCCATTTGA
- the cobO gene encoding cob(I)yrinic acid a,c-diamide adenosyltransferase: MQINTPSELNPDLEAERLNQEATLSLTEEQYQRKMQRRKQVQEQRVAKAAREKGLVIVNTGNGKGKTTAALGMVLRSLGHGYRVAIVQFIKGAWEPAEKAVFSRWADQLEFYAMGEGFTWETQDRERDIQKASEAWQTALTFIRNPDFRLVLLDEVNVALKLGYLSIEEVLAGLKQKPTDSHVILTGRGAPPALVERADLVTEMTLIKHPFREQGVKAQPGIEY, from the coding sequence ATGCAAATCAATACTCCTTCAGAATTAAACCCAGACCTAGAGGCTGAACGCTTGAATCAGGAAGCGACATTATCTCTAACTGAGGAACAATATCAGCGCAAAATGCAGCGACGGAAACAAGTCCAGGAGCAGCGAGTAGCTAAAGCAGCAAGGGAAAAAGGCTTAGTTATCGTCAACACTGGCAATGGCAAGGGTAAAACTACAGCGGCTTTGGGAATGGTATTGCGATCGCTTGGTCACGGTTATCGCGTGGCGATCGTCCAATTCATCAAGGGAGCCTGGGAACCCGCTGAAAAAGCTGTCTTCAGTCGCTGGGCCGATCAGCTGGAATTTTACGCTATGGGCGAAGGCTTTACCTGGGAAACCCAAGACCGAGAGCGAGATATCCAAAAAGCATCCGAGGCTTGGCAGACGGCATTAACCTTCATCCGCAACCCAGATTTTAGACTAGTGCTTTTAGATGAAGTTAATGTGGCATTGAAACTGGGCTACTTGAGTATTGAGGAAGTCTTGGCTGGGTTGAAACAAAAGCCAACTGATTCTCATGTGATTCTCACTGGTAGGGGCGCTCCACCTGCTCTAGTTGAGCGGGCTGACTTAGTGACCGAAATGACACTAATTAAGCATCCTTTCCGCGAGCAAGGCGTAAAGGCGCAACCGGGAATTGAGTATTAA
- a CDS encoding RNA polymerase sigma factor, RpoD/SigA family produces MPTVNTPTENTNTKFTADMVRTYLREIGRVPLLTREQEIVYGKQVQQMMSLLEAKEALEKKLRREPTLEDWAAHVQMPETELNEALRRGQRAKQKMIEANLRLVVAIAKKYQKRNMEFLDLIQEGTMGLERGVEKFDPTRGYKFSTYAYWWIRQAITRAIAQQARTIRLPIHITEKLNKIKKVQRELAQQLGRSPTSGEIAKELELEPAQIRDYLNLARQPVSLDIRVGDNQDTELQDLLEDDGPSPEHYMTQESLRQDLEDLMAELTPQQREVLSLRFGLQDGNELSLAKVGERLNLSRERVRQLEHQALAHLRRRRANMQEYVAS; encoded by the coding sequence ATGCCCACAGTTAACACCCCGACTGAAAACACTAACACCAAGTTCACGGCTGATATGGTGCGCACCTATCTGCGCGAGATTGGTCGTGTGCCACTGCTAACTCGCGAACAAGAGATTGTTTATGGGAAGCAGGTGCAGCAAATGATGTCACTGCTGGAAGCTAAGGAAGCTCTGGAAAAGAAACTGCGCCGCGAACCAACTTTAGAAGATTGGGCTGCGCACGTTCAAATGCCGGAGACTGAATTGAATGAGGCTTTGCGGCGGGGGCAAAGAGCTAAGCAAAAGATGATCGAGGCAAACTTGCGTTTGGTAGTTGCCATTGCTAAGAAGTACCAAAAGCGCAACATGGAATTCTTGGATTTGATCCAAGAAGGAACAATGGGATTAGAACGCGGTGTGGAGAAATTCGATCCGACACGCGGTTATAAGTTCTCGACTTACGCTTATTGGTGGATTCGGCAGGCGATTACACGTGCGATCGCGCAGCAAGCCCGCACAATCCGATTGCCCATCCATATCACAGAAAAGCTCAACAAGATTAAGAAAGTGCAACGAGAACTAGCTCAACAGCTAGGTCGTAGCCCTACATCAGGTGAAATTGCCAAGGAGTTGGAACTAGAACCCGCCCAAATCCGGGACTACCTGAATCTTGCCCGTCAACCAGTTTCCCTAGATATCCGTGTTGGAGATAACCAAGACACGGAACTGCAAGATCTACTGGAAGACGACGGTCCATCACCAGAGCATTACATGACCCAAGAGTCCTTGAGGCAAGACTTAGAAGATCTAATGGCAGAACTAACGCCTCAACAGCGAGAAGTCTTGAGTTTGCGCTTCGGGCTGCAGGATGGAAACGAACTATCCTTAGCGAAAGTAGGTGAGCGACTCAACCTGAGCCGAGAGCGAGTACGCCAACTAGAGCATCAAGCTCTGGCACACCTACGTCGCCGTCGTGCGAATATGCAGGAGTATGTAGCTAGCTAA
- a CDS encoding ATP-binding protein: MNSGQPLGSVTQGSLSQGLEVRLHPDVSVEDMRVGKFLVVEGVRSRFFSMLTDVALGTSSNRIVANPPSPSDDFLREVLAGSGTFGTVNLTPMLMFTPEELRGEGRGAKDEGQHSPLNGKSPLASFQPQSSSNMELLPVKTIPSHFSQVYEASERDFRAVFGWEDDPHRRNFAIGQPLDMEVPICIDLDRFVERSNGVFGKSGTGKSFLTRLLLSGIIRKQAAVNLIFDMHSEYGWEAVSEGKQFSTVKGLRQLFPGQVQIYTLDPASTKRRGVRDAQELYLSYDQIEVEDIMLVRNDLNLSEASLENAIILRNEFGRSWITQLLSMSNEEIQQFCDEKRGSKSSIMALQRKLNRLDDLKYMRTACPHNYINQILESLEAGKHVVIEFGSQSNMLSYMLATNLISRRIHQYYVHKAEQFLQTKNPSDRPRQLVITIEEAHRFLDSATVRQTIFGTIAREMRKYFVTLLVVDQRPSGIDNEVMSQIGTRITALLNDEKDIEAIFTGVSGGQSLRSVLAKLDSKQQALILGHAVPMPVVVRTRPYDEKFYAEIGDVAWEEKPDAEVFAAAELAKADLGF; the protein is encoded by the coding sequence ATGAATTCGGGACAGCCATTAGGGTCGGTCACACAAGGTTCTCTTAGTCAGGGATTAGAGGTGCGATTACACCCAGATGTCTCTGTGGAAGATATGCGGGTAGGAAAGTTCTTGGTAGTGGAAGGAGTGCGATCGCGCTTCTTCAGTATGCTGACTGACGTAGCACTGGGAACCTCTAGCAACAGAATTGTCGCCAATCCCCCCAGTCCCAGTGACGATTTTTTGCGGGAAGTTCTAGCTGGGAGTGGAACCTTTGGCACTGTCAATCTCACCCCGATGTTGATGTTCACTCCGGAAGAATTGAGGGGCGAGGGGCGAGGAGCGAAGGACGAGGGACAACACTCACCTCTTAATGGGAAAAGTCCATTAGCTTCGTTTCAACCGCAAAGTAGCAGCAACATGGAGTTGTTGCCAGTCAAGACGATTCCTAGCCACTTTAGTCAGGTCTATGAAGCTAGTGAACGCGATTTCCGGGCAGTATTTGGCTGGGAAGACGATCCCCACCGCCGTAACTTTGCGATCGGTCAACCACTTGATATGGAGGTGCCAATTTGTATCGATTTAGACCGATTTGTTGAACGCAGCAACGGAGTGTTTGGTAAATCTGGTACGGGGAAATCGTTTCTGACTCGGTTGCTATTATCTGGCATCATTCGCAAGCAGGCGGCGGTGAATCTGATTTTTGACATGCACTCGGAGTATGGCTGGGAAGCAGTCTCGGAGGGTAAACAATTCAGTACCGTCAAAGGTTTACGGCAGCTGTTTCCCGGCCAGGTGCAAATATACACTCTTGACCCTGCCTCCACTAAGCGGCGCGGTGTGCGGGATGCTCAAGAACTCTACCTCAGCTACGACCAAATTGAAGTTGAAGACATTATGCTAGTACGGAACGATTTAAATCTTTCCGAAGCCAGCTTAGAAAATGCCATCATCCTCCGTAATGAGTTTGGTCGCTCCTGGATTACTCAACTGCTGAGTATGAGCAATGAAGAAATTCAGCAATTCTGTGATGAGAAGCGGGGCAGTAAGTCTTCAATTATGGCATTGCAGCGCAAACTCAATCGCTTAGATGACCTAAAGTATATGCGGACTGCCTGCCCGCACAACTATATCAACCAAATTTTAGAGTCTCTAGAAGCCGGGAAGCATGTAGTGATTGAGTTCGGCTCTCAGTCCAATATGTTGTCGTATATGTTGGCAACGAATCTGATTTCCCGTCGCATTCACCAATACTATGTCCATAAAGCCGAGCAGTTTTTACAGACTAAGAATCCAAGCGATCGCCCTCGTCAACTGGTGATTACAATTGAAGAAGCCCACCGCTTCCTTGACTCTGCTACAGTCCGTCAAACCATCTTTGGCACCATTGCCCGCGAGATGCGGAAATACTTCGTTACCCTGTTAGTGGTAGACCAGCGCCCCTCCGGGATTGACAATGAAGTAATGTCCCAAATCGGTACCCGCATCACTGCCCTACTTAATGATGAGAAAGATATTGAAGCGATCTTTACTGGAGTGTCTGGCGGGCAAAGTCTGCGATCTGTGTTAGCGAAGCTTGATTCTAAGCAACAAGCCCTGATCCTAGGTCACGCAGTTCCCATGCCAGTAGTGGTGCGGACGCGACCCTATGATGAAAAATTTTACGCCGAAATTGGTGATGTTGCCTGGGAAGAAAAGCCAGATGCAGAAGTTTTTGCCGCTGCTGAATTGGCAAAAGCCGACCTCGGCTTTTAA